From the Rhinatrema bivittatum chromosome 7, aRhiBiv1.1, whole genome shotgun sequence genome, one window contains:
- the LOC115095794 gene encoding heparan sulfate glucosamine 3-O-sulfotransferase 1-like: protein MALLLLSTVLFLTQSQGVPVEHHHLGNGALLEALKSEVGFLSNKSEHYSAQVRPPGTSRQIPQTIIIGVRKGGTRALLEMLDIHPHIVVAATEVHFFDWDENYVKGIDWYRSLMPFSYENQITIEKTPGYFTSPLVPERIHDMNSSIKLLLILRDPTERVISDYTQVYYNRLESHKPVQHFEDIVIKNGALNTKYKAIQRSLYDIHMERWLKHFNLDQIHIVDGNTLIKDPLPELQKVEKFLNLPPRILSSNFYFNQTKGFYCIRSDGRERCLHESKGRPHPIVNNTVLEQLHSYFREHNKRFYSMVNHSFHWH from the coding sequence ATGGCCTTACTATTGCTGTCAACTGTCCTTTTTCTGACCCAAAGTCAGGGTGTTCCTGTTGAACACCATCATCTAGGGAATGGAGCACTTCTGGAAGCACTTAAGTCTGAAGTAGGATTTCTGAGCAATAAAAGTGAACATTATTCAGCACAGGTAAGACCTCCGGGTACCAGTCGACAAATACCTCAAACAATCATCATAGGAGTTCGTAAAGGAGGCACCAGAGCATTACTGGAGATGCTGGATATTCATCCACATATAGTGGTGGCAGCAACAGAAGTTCATTTCTTTGACTGGGATGAGAATTATGTTAAAGGAATAGACTGGTACAGGAGTCTGATGCCATTTTCATATGAAAATCAAATTACTATTGAAAAAACACCAGGCTATTTTACCTCACCACTGGTCCCAGAAAGAATTCATGACATGAATAGCTCCATTAAACTGCTGCTTATTCTAAGAGACCCTACTGAGAGAGTTATATCTGATTATACCCAAGTATATTATAATAGACTCGAAAGCCACAAACCTGTTCAACATTTTGAAGATATAGTTATTAAAAATGGAGcattaaatacaaaatataaggCTATTCAGAGAAGCCTTTATGATATCCATATGGAAAGATGGCTTAAGCATTTTAATTTGGATCAAATCCATATAGTTGATGGCAATACTTTAATAAAGGATCCTCTTCCTGAATTACAGAAAGTGGAAAAATTTCTTAATCTTCCTCCAAGAATTCTGtcttcaaatttttatttcaaCCAAACCAAGGGATTTTACTGCATTCGGAGTGATGGACGAGAAAGATGTTTACATGAATCCAAGGGGCGTCCACATCCAATTGTAAACAACACTGTCCTAGAGCAGCTTCATTCCTATTTCAGAGAgcataataaaagattttacagcaTGGTTAATCATTCTTTTCACTGGCATTAA